The stretch of DNA GTGGTGGGTCTTGTGGCCCTCATCAAGCCCTTTGCCTTTGATGAACGGTTGGTGCATTTGACGGGGCTCTTTATGCTCACCGGAGCGGTGCTTTTGTTCACCTTTATGCAGAGTGGCCGCAAGCTTGAGAAAAAAGAGGGGATCTTTCTGTTTGTCTTTTATGCTCTTTTTGTATTCACTGAGTTCATAACAGGAAAATAATATGGATTTTCAGGAGGCTGTCCGCCGGATTGAGGAACGGGGGGATTACAATCGCTATGCCGATGTGAAACCTTTTTTTGAAGAGGAATTGAAGCGACTTCCAAAAGACAGTCATATTGAGCGAGCACTGTGCTATTACTACTTGCTGGCCAGTTACCTGAAGGCTCAGCTGGTGAGTGAAACGGTGGAGAGCATTGATTTTTATGAACGGATGGATGAAGCATTCATGGCTCAAGAAGAGGAGTTCCGCAAGGATAAGAAGCGATTCTCCGCCACGGAGATTCCGGATTTTTACCAACTGATGGAACGGTGCTATGGCTCTTTGGAGTTTTTGTATGAGCGACACAACTTTAAGCTTCGGGAGCATTTTGCGTATTTGCAGAAAATGCGATTTAGGAAGAAATCTTACCTTTATGCCCGCCGATTCGTTGCGTATGGCGAATATGTCTTCTTTGAGCTGACGAGTGGCTACGGAAACAGCCTTTTGCGTTGGGCCGGAACCACGGTGAGCTTTGTCTTGTTTTTTGCCCTTCTC from Candidatus Gracilibacteria bacterium encodes:
- a CDS encoding potassium channel family protein — its product is MDFQEAVRRIEERGDYNRYADVKPFFEEELKRLPKDSHIERALCYYYLLASYLKAQLVSETVESIDFYERMDEAFMAQEEEFRKDKKRFSATEIPDFYQLMERCYGSLEFLYERHNFKLREHFAYLQKMRFRKKSYLYARRFVAYGEYVFFELTSGYGNSLLRWAGTTVSFVLFFALLYWSIDALREERMIAPGLAHLFDYFYFSAVVTTTLGLGDIVPLSELDKFLMSVQSLSGFLMLGIFVGMLQRKF